One window of Natrinema sp. SYSU A 869 genomic DNA carries:
- a CDS encoding ABC transporter substrate-binding protein → MTHDSYFMMDRRTALQTTLGTATLAVAGCLSSNAKSADFRIGSPWKPNRDPLDGGSMIRRLGITEALLGVNYDAEPAPELATEWVRLDDRRWEFTLREGVTFHDGDAVDAAAVIDSLRRTTESTAFADVPIETVEAVDETTVAVTTTTPFAPLPAHLSRNEAVILSPDAVDADGSVTDLYSTGPFAVDSFRPETAVRTVRNDDYYGQSPALESVRYEVVADDQTRRMKLETGELEMARTLPHETVDSLESTDGIDVYTPAVPRVRFLTFDTDSEPFDDERVRRAVSLAIDRETITESLLDGVSDPAISPFSSSITEWGNPDLDPNPYDPDRARTLLSEAGWTGGTGGRTRDGEPLSVEFLTFDARSLPLIAEVMQDHLADVGIEVDVTVLEYSAMIDQVGQGSFDAYLTSWGTLWYPDPDRLAEMFHSTAASLYHGYENDRVDTLLEEARKLDDTDTRRERYHEVQSIVAEEAPIAVITNYTNVIATITNVRGYEPHPTESKYGLESISLDDD, encoded by the coding sequence ATGACGCACGACAGTTACTTCATGATGGATCGCCGAACCGCACTGCAAACGACGCTCGGAACCGCGACACTCGCCGTCGCCGGCTGTCTCTCAAGCAACGCCAAGAGTGCCGATTTCCGGATCGGGAGCCCGTGGAAACCGAACCGGGATCCCCTCGATGGCGGGAGCATGATTCGCCGGCTCGGAATCACGGAGGCCCTGCTCGGCGTCAATTACGACGCCGAGCCGGCCCCCGAACTGGCGACCGAGTGGGTGCGACTTGACGATCGGCGATGGGAGTTCACGCTCCGGGAGGGCGTCACGTTTCACGATGGCGATGCCGTCGACGCGGCGGCTGTCATCGACTCGCTTCGCCGGACCACCGAGTCGACCGCGTTCGCGGATGTCCCGATCGAGACTGTCGAGGCGGTCGACGAAACAACCGTTGCCGTGACGACGACAACGCCGTTCGCTCCGTTACCGGCGCATCTCTCGCGCAACGAGGCGGTGATCCTCAGTCCCGACGCTGTCGACGCGGACGGGTCAGTCACTGACCTGTACAGCACCGGCCCGTTCGCCGTCGACTCGTTCCGGCCCGAGACCGCGGTTCGAACCGTCCGCAACGACGACTACTACGGGCAGTCGCCCGCCCTCGAGTCCGTCCGCTACGAGGTCGTCGCGGACGACCAGACGCGCCGGATGAAACTCGAGACCGGCGAACTCGAGATGGCGCGGACCCTCCCCCACGAGACGGTCGACTCGCTTGAGTCGACCGACGGGATCGATGTCTACACGCCGGCGGTGCCGCGGGTACGGTTCCTCACGTTCGATACGGACTCGGAACCGTTCGATGACGAACGCGTTCGACGGGCGGTCTCCCTGGCAATCGATCGGGAGACGATTACCGAGTCACTGCTCGACGGGGTCAGCGATCCCGCCATCAGCCCGTTTTCGTCGTCGATCACGGAGTGGGGGAATCCGGACCTCGATCCGAATCCGTACGATCCGGACCGAGCCCGGACACTGCTTTCCGAGGCCGGCTGGACCGGCGGGACCGGGGGACGAACCCGCGACGGCGAGCCCCTCTCGGTCGAGTTTCTCACCTTCGACGCCAGGAGCCTCCCACTCATCGCCGAGGTGATGCAGGACCACCTCGCCGACGTGGGAATCGAAGTCGACGTGACGGTCCTCGAGTACAGCGCGATGATCGATCAAGTCGGCCAAGGCTCGTTCGACGCGTACCTCACGTCGTGGGGGACTCTCTGGTACCCCGATCCCGATCGGCTTGCCGAGATGTTCCATTCGACGGCCGCATCGTTATACCACGGGTACGAGAACGACCGCGTCGATACGCTGCTCGAGGAGGCGCGGAAACTCGATGATACCGATACGCGGCGGGAACGATACCACGAAGTCCAGTCAATCGTCGCGGAAGAAGCGCCGATTGCAGTGATAACGAATTACACGAATGTTATCGCGACCATCACAAATGTCCGCGGGTATGAGCCCCATCCGACGGAATCGAAGTACGGACTCGAGTCGATCTCCCTGGACGATGACTAA
- a CDS encoding sugar-binding domain-containing protein has translation MTESYRETRTLNGPWEFVTDPASDGRSGNWYAPDATWPDRRCTVDVPHAWQERDEYREYTGTAWYRRHTALPRSGDDRTLLRFGAVDYEATVWVNGERVGEHRGGYLPFEIDITDAVTDGEDVIVVAVTDPEDVSEIPHGKQGAPWYQRISGIWQDVTVTTVPKWHVDGVRATPDLDDDTVRIDLDATPASATDLTAAVMVERDGESVTRSTVDVDAGAGTAVLAIGDPEYWTPQTPVLYDIVVELSRDGTVVDRYEDYFGMRSVESRDGRLYLNGDPFYVRGALDQGYYPETLYRPFDADLFESEICTAKELGFNLLRKHIKPAHPDFLELADRLGILVWEEPANPTVHTDRSRREVREQIRGMIDRDYNRPSVIVWSLYNEEWGIGNPQGLEDETSLWVDEAKQRYLADLYESAREWDPTRLVCDNSGWAHVATDVNDYHRYFVSPDRAAAWADDLESMTSSPADNYGATETDPADAPQIVSEFGTWGMCDLPAIEEHYGGEPPWFDYEFFDDPIKRPAGAYDRFEETALSDVFDDWSAMADAWQRREFRSIADVIERMRTREDIAGYVLTEFSDIEWEFNGVLDYRREEKAFHDDIARINSDVLVSVDPDAHAVASGGTLTADVVVSNGTTDAVDGPLEWSIFGESSTVDVEIDGFGVERVENAITVDVPSVDGVRDDELTVSVPSAPTNGEPITVVPEPSADSDTTVYTDAEGLADGLSKTGFEVVSSLDETVDVALVVHPDSAVRAYVEDGGVAVFLPDESGHMADEEFFEYRRLPETESWNLVASLFYCNDASLAEYVDTVPGWELEGLYPYDVVADISTDDDVSIGYVEGWLANRSAAAVVREVGDGRVGAFTFRITDAYGAQPVGMAALAALVDDLGSKECG, from the coding sequence ATGACAGAGAGTTACCGAGAAACGAGAACACTAAACGGACCGTGGGAGTTCGTTACCGACCCGGCGTCCGACGGACGCTCCGGTAACTGGTACGCTCCGGACGCGACCTGGCCCGATCGCCGTTGCACCGTTGACGTCCCCCACGCTTGGCAAGAGCGCGACGAGTATCGCGAGTACACCGGGACCGCGTGGTACCGCCGTCATACCGCCCTCCCACGGTCCGGAGACGACCGCACGCTCCTCCGATTCGGCGCCGTCGACTACGAGGCGACGGTGTGGGTGAACGGCGAGCGGGTCGGGGAGCATCGCGGCGGCTATCTCCCTTTCGAGATAGATATCACGGATGCGGTGACTGACGGCGAGGACGTGATCGTCGTCGCAGTGACCGATCCCGAAGACGTAAGCGAGATCCCCCACGGAAAGCAGGGCGCGCCGTGGTATCAGCGCATCAGCGGGATCTGGCAGGACGTCACGGTAACGACCGTCCCGAAGTGGCACGTCGACGGCGTTCGCGCGACGCCGGATCTCGACGACGACACGGTACGGATCGATCTCGACGCGACGCCCGCGAGTGCGACCGACCTGACCGCCGCCGTGATGGTCGAGCGGGACGGTGAGTCGGTCACGAGATCGACCGTCGACGTAGACGCGGGGGCGGGAACCGCGGTGCTGGCCATCGGCGACCCCGAGTACTGGACGCCGCAGACCCCGGTGCTGTACGACATCGTCGTGGAACTGTCGCGCGACGGCACGGTCGTCGATCGGTACGAGGACTACTTCGGGATGCGGAGCGTCGAGTCTCGCGACGGCCGCCTGTACCTGAACGGAGACCCGTTCTACGTGCGGGGCGCGCTCGATCAGGGGTACTACCCGGAGACGCTGTACCGGCCGTTCGACGCCGATCTCTTCGAGTCCGAGATTTGCACGGCGAAGGAACTCGGGTTCAACCTGCTCCGCAAGCACATCAAGCCGGCCCATCCGGACTTCCTGGAACTCGCGGATCGACTCGGAATCCTCGTCTGGGAGGAGCCCGCGAATCCGACGGTGCACACCGACCGCTCGAGGCGGGAGGTCCGCGAACAGATCCGCGGTATGATCGACCGGGACTACAACCGACCCAGTGTGATTGTCTGGAGCCTGTACAACGAGGAGTGGGGGATCGGAAACCCCCAGGGACTCGAGGACGAGACGTCGCTGTGGGTGGACGAAGCGAAACAGCGGTACCTCGCGGATCTCTACGAATCAGCCCGGGAGTGGGATCCCACGCGGCTCGTCTGCGACAACTCCGGCTGGGCTCACGTGGCGACCGACGTGAACGATTACCACCGGTACTTCGTCAGTCCGGACCGCGCGGCCGCGTGGGCGGACGATCTTGAGTCGATGACGTCGTCACCGGCGGACAACTACGGCGCAACGGAGACCGATCCGGCGGACGCGCCACAGATCGTCTCCGAGTTCGGGACGTGGGGGATGTGCGATCTGCCCGCGATCGAGGAGCACTACGGCGGCGAACCGCCGTGGTTCGACTACGAGTTCTTCGACGACCCGATCAAGCGTCCCGCGGGAGCGTACGACCGGTTCGAGGAGACGGCCCTCTCGGACGTCTTCGACGACTGGTCGGCGATGGCCGACGCGTGGCAGCGTCGCGAGTTCCGCTCGATCGCGGACGTCATCGAACGGATGCGGACCCGTGAGGACATCGCCGGATACGTGCTCACGGAGTTCTCCGACATCGAGTGGGAGTTCAACGGGGTGCTGGACTATCGCCGCGAGGAGAAGGCGTTCCACGACGACATCGCCCGAATAAACAGTGACGTCCTCGTCAGCGTCGATCCGGACGCCCACGCCGTCGCGTCGGGCGGGACGCTGACCGCCGACGTGGTCGTCAGCAACGGCACCACCGACGCCGTCGACGGTCCGCTCGAGTGGTCGATCTTCGGGGAGTCGAGCACCGTCGACGTGGAAATTGACGGTTTCGGCGTCGAACGCGTCGAAAACGCCATCACTGTCGACGTCCCGTCCGTCGACGGCGTCCGCGACGACGAACTGACGGTCTCGGTGCCGAGCGCGCCGACAAACGGGGAACCGATCACCGTCGTTCCCGAACCCAGCGCCGACAGCGATACGACGGTGTACACCGACGCCGAGGGGCTCGCCGACGGACTGTCCAAGACCGGCTTCGAGGTCGTCTCGAGCCTCGACGAGACCGTCGACGTGGCGCTGGTGGTCCATCCAGACTCTGCCGTTCGAGCGTACGTCGAAGACGGTGGAGTCGCCGTGTTTCTCCCCGACGAGAGCGGACACATGGCGGACGAGGAGTTCTTCGAGTACCGTCGTTTGCCGGAAACGGAAAGCTGGAATCTCGTGGCGTCGCTGTTTTACTGCAACGACGCCTCGCTGGCCGAGTACGTCGACACCGTTCCCGGGTGGGAACTAGAAGGTCTCTACCCCTACGACGTGGTCGCCGATATCTCGACGGATGACGACGTGTCGATCGGCTACGTCGAAGGCTGGCTAGCGAACCGGTCGGCAGCGGCCGTCGTTCGCGAGGTCGGCGACGGCCGCGTCGGCGCGTTCACGTTTCGAATCACGGACGCGTACGGAGCGCAGCCCGTTGGGATGGCGGCCCTCGCCGCGCTCGTCGACGATCTCGGGTCCAAGGAGTGCGGCTGA
- a CDS encoding alpha-L-arabinofuranosidase translates to MTSNTDDNRGIVSRRRFLALQSMVVAGAATGTAVGNPHTGSADEIQNTVSLNLAERTEAAVSDQLFGRLCEHYESGTIYPGIYSEHVTNNSFYPREWSEDDHFGPKTFFDPGSIDRHENVPFPWEPVGDSGVAFEQREAGVAAVETTDYQRIAIEDARGGISQKIVLPDFRTLGYDLSFSVRGDGLETITAAITTLDGETLAATDVAVADDWNRHEVTLKLAEESGDQYVAGSVADVETPYGKYVLEFTAEGSGRVDFDWIMLRADDAINGKFNPSTVELMREQNATWLKWPGGNFTSQYNWRDGIGPLDERPMRFNHAWGGVDPNYFGTDEYLELCEVADLTPRLTVGWWDNPGEWAAERQILPKDAADWVEYCNGSTDTEMGALRAENGHPEPYDIEHWEVGNEVWGPWQRGHTADPSEYASGSAERIGFNEYYDAMMAVDDSITVLADGMDPGYNESNTPDPAEWNSTLFEESGDRLDGLDLHRYNWGIESQAERDAWYDENDAGPIDYNEVLLMFPTQFGVLMDELSAEAADADIENFRINVGEYGLFPSVDEGAPYPGPETMPGGSYISGMLNSFIRQSETVVEASQTWVPVRMFPPEFTEAPPDPNPLAPAGSVFGLYSAVFETNAEWHAIDLDVGGAGRTIPDTGPRIRHMADVPYVDAAAIQNTRGKELCVFLTNRNLRGSSEVTIDLPEEYAGKPVAITRHRATASERPLPHDFQESWEEPDVYEVDHAIESVDHDGSLTLEVGPAAVVRLLVDNDHGRPDTVGDDGVWSGLNGSECEHHPGNGKGHGGPPSDSHDQRGSGKR, encoded by the coding sequence GTGACCAGTAACACCGATGACAACCGTGGGATCGTCTCTCGTCGACGCTTTCTGGCTCTCCAGTCGATGGTCGTGGCCGGAGCCGCCACCGGGACAGCGGTAGGGAATCCGCACACAGGATCCGCTGATGAAATACAGAACACCGTCTCGCTGAACCTCGCGGAACGAACGGAAGCAGCGGTTTCCGACCAGTTGTTCGGACGGCTCTGCGAGCACTACGAGTCAGGCACGATCTATCCGGGTATCTACTCCGAGCACGTCACGAACAACTCGTTCTATCCCAGGGAGTGGTCGGAAGACGATCACTTCGGCCCGAAGACGTTCTTTGACCCTGGATCGATAGACCGCCACGAGAACGTCCCGTTCCCGTGGGAACCCGTCGGCGACTCCGGCGTCGCCTTCGAGCAGCGAGAGGCCGGCGTCGCCGCCGTTGAGACGACAGATTACCAGCGAATCGCCATCGAGGACGCTCGTGGCGGTATCTCTCAAAAAATCGTCCTCCCAGACTTCCGCACACTGGGATACGACCTCTCGTTTTCGGTTCGTGGCGACGGTCTCGAGACCATTACCGCTGCCATCACGACGCTGGACGGCGAGACCCTCGCAGCCACCGACGTCGCCGTCGCCGACGACTGGAATCGTCACGAAGTCACACTCAAACTGGCCGAAGAGAGCGGCGATCAGTACGTCGCTGGGTCGGTCGCGGACGTCGAAACGCCCTACGGAAAGTATGTCCTCGAGTTCACCGCGGAGGGAAGCGGCCGCGTTGATTTCGACTGGATCATGCTTCGGGCGGACGACGCGATCAACGGCAAGTTCAACCCGTCGACCGTTGAGCTGATGCGAGAGCAGAACGCGACCTGGCTGAAGTGGCCGGGCGGGAACTTCACGAGTCAGTACAATTGGCGGGACGGCATCGGCCCGCTCGACGAACGGCCGATGCGCTTCAATCACGCGTGGGGCGGCGTCGATCCGAACTACTTTGGCACGGACGAGTACCTCGAGCTGTGTGAGGTCGCCGATCTCACGCCGCGTCTCACCGTCGGCTGGTGGGACAATCCGGGAGAGTGGGCGGCTGAGAGACAGATTCTCCCCAAAGACGCTGCCGACTGGGTCGAGTACTGTAACGGTTCGACGGACACGGAGATGGGTGCACTTCGTGCCGAGAACGGTCACCCGGAACCGTACGACATCGAACATTGGGAGGTCGGCAACGAGGTGTGGGGCCCGTGGCAGCGCGGTCACACGGCCGATCCCTCGGAGTACGCGAGCGGATCCGCGGAGCGGATCGGGTTCAACGAGTACTACGACGCGATGATGGCGGTCGACGACTCCATAACCGTCCTCGCGGATGGAATGGATCCGGGATACAACGAATCGAATACGCCGGATCCGGCCGAGTGGAACAGCACGCTGTTCGAAGAGTCGGGCGACCGCCTCGACGGACTGGACCTGCACCGCTACAACTGGGGAATCGAGAGCCAAGCGGAACGGGACGCGTGGTACGATGAGAACGACGCCGGCCCCATCGACTACAACGAGGTGTTGCTCATGTTCCCGACGCAATTTGGCGTATTGATGGACGAACTCAGCGCCGAGGCCGCCGATGCGGACATCGAGAACTTCCGGATCAACGTCGGCGAGTACGGGCTCTTCCCGTCGGTCGACGAGGGCGCTCCGTACCCCGGTCCGGAGACGATGCCGGGTGGCTCCTATATTTCGGGGATGCTCAACTCGTTCATCCGGCAGAGCGAGACCGTCGTCGAGGCCTCCCAGACGTGGGTGCCCGTCCGCATGTTCCCGCCAGAGTTCACCGAGGCACCGCCGGACCCGAACCCGCTGGCCCCGGCGGGATCGGTGTTCGGCCTCTACTCGGCGGTGTTCGAGACCAACGCCGAGTGGCACGCGATCGACCTCGACGTCGGCGGTGCCGGTCGAACGATTCCTGACACCGGCCCGCGAATTCGCCACATGGCGGATGTTCCCTACGTCGACGCCGCCGCCATACAGAACACGCGTGGGAAGGAACTGTGTGTCTTTCTGACTAACCGAAACCTCCGGGGAAGCAGTGAGGTCACCATCGACCTTCCCGAGGAGTACGCCGGCAAACCGGTGGCGATCACCCGCCACCGAGCGACTGCGAGCGAGCGACCGCTCCCACACGACTTTCAGGAATCGTGGGAGGAACCGGACGTCTACGAGGTCGACCATGCAATCGAATCCGTCGATCATGATGGCTCGCTCACGCTCGAGGTCGGACCCGCCGCAGTCGTCCGATTACTCGTCGACAACGATCACGGCCGTCCCGATACGGTCGGTGACGACGGCGTCTGGTCGGGACTCAACGGTAGTGAGTGCGAACACCATCCAGGAAACGGAAAGGGGCACGGTGGTCCGCCGTCTGACTCGCACGACCAGCGAGGATCCGGCAAACGATAG
- a CDS encoding RICIN domain-containing protein encodes MADSHEHTDIDRRSVLQTIGVGALGTAGAVATSGSASADDSSTHYHNPVGPIGFGDVTAIQADDGTYYAYGTETPEDIVPIATSDDLANWTYIDSAFDSYPDWRDDPDAGVWAPDINYYNGQYYLYYSYSTWGSTDNPGIGVAISDTPDGPFEDQGPVFRDEDLGMTNCIDSEFRVVDGTPYIVWGSFYGFYGVELTSDGMDYVPGTTFHLAGDDREGPMIVRENGYYYLFYSTGHCCDGYDSTYELEVGRSESFFGPYYNQNGTDLRDLNEHRSGVSILNGTDEFTGPGHNTAIRDENGDWWMLYHVEATADREDRTMMLDRIQWENDWPVVACDGTPSTQSPMPSTGSYDCSNVTSGIGISEGTYAITNVNSGKRLEVAAAGTSDGDDVHQYSDTGHACQQWDVVETDDHETFHLRNVNSGKLMEVTSADTSDGGNVQQYADTGHATQDWHIVDNGDGTYRIENANSGKVADVDGASTDDGATVVQWEWNGGANQRWTFDLV; translated from the coding sequence ATGGCTGATAGTCATGAACACACAGACATCGATAGGCGAAGTGTCCTGCAAACGATCGGAGTCGGTGCGCTCGGAACTGCGGGTGCAGTTGCGACGAGTGGGTCGGCGTCCGCGGACGACAGTTCGACCCATTACCACAATCCGGTCGGTCCGATCGGATTCGGTGACGTGACCGCTATCCAGGCTGACGATGGTACCTACTACGCGTACGGGACCGAGACGCCGGAGGACATCGTTCCAATAGCGACCTCGGATGACTTGGCCAACTGGACGTACATCGATTCTGCGTTCGACAGTTACCCTGACTGGCGTGACGATCCCGACGCGGGTGTGTGGGCGCCCGACATCAACTACTACAACGGCCAGTACTACCTCTACTACTCCTATTCGACGTGGGGGAGCACCGACAACCCCGGGATCGGCGTCGCGATCTCGGACACGCCGGACGGCCCGTTCGAGGATCAGGGACCGGTGTTCAGGGATGAGGACCTCGGGATGACCAACTGTATCGATTCGGAGTTCCGCGTTGTCGATGGCACTCCCTACATCGTCTGGGGGAGCTTTTATGGCTTCTACGGCGTCGAACTCACGAGCGACGGAATGGATTACGTCCCGGGGACGACGTTCCACCTGGCCGGTGACGACCGCGAAGGTCCGATGATCGTCCGGGAGAACGGTTACTATTACCTGTTCTACTCGACCGGCCACTGCTGTGACGGCTACGATAGTACCTACGAGCTTGAGGTCGGCCGGTCCGAGTCGTTCTTCGGCCCCTACTACAATCAGAACGGGACCGATCTGCGCGACCTGAACGAGCATCGGAGCGGCGTGTCGATCCTCAACGGGACGGACGAGTTCACCGGTCCGGGCCACAACACCGCGATCCGGGACGAAAACGGCGACTGGTGGATGCTCTACCACGTCGAGGCCACGGCGGACCGAGAAGACCGCACGATGATGCTCGATCGAATCCAGTGGGAGAACGACTGGCCGGTCGTCGCCTGCGACGGGACGCCGAGCACGCAGAGCCCGATGCCGAGCACCGGAAGCTACGACTGCAGCAATGTCACCAGCGGTATCGGTATCAGCGAGGGGACCTACGCGATCACGAACGTCAACAGCGGTAAGCGCCTCGAGGTCGCTGCTGCCGGAACGAGCGACGGCGACGACGTTCACCAGTACAGCGATACCGGCCACGCCTGCCAGCAGTGGGATGTGGTCGAGACGGACGACCACGAGACGTTCCACCTTCGGAACGTTAACAGCGGGAAGCTCATGGAAGTGACCAGCGCCGATACGAGCGACGGTGGGAACGTCCAGCAGTACGCCGACACCGGGCACGCGACCCAGGACTGGCACATCGTCGACAACGGTGACGGTACCTACCGCATCGAGAACGCCAATAGCGGAAAGGTCGCTGACGTCGACGGCGCGTCGACGGACGACGGCGCTACCGTCGTCCAGTGGGAATGGAACGGCGGTGCAAACCAGAGGTGGACGTTCGACCTAGTGTAA
- a CDS encoding exo-alpha-sialidase — translation MTTDGNRNGKALYTPPEGAPGPGAMYPRVVCLDHDESEGETLLATFEQYESIDNDGTGQPVFPLYRSPDGGETWSRFSEIRDMQNGWGLRYQPTLFELPESIGPWSAGTILAAGNSIPDDRSRTKIDVYASEDGGRNWSSVSTVATGGKAVPQAGATPVWEPEFAIDADGNLVCYFADERHREEGYAQLVGHRVSRDGGRTWGEETFDVAIPDGEQRPGMPVVTTLPDGGYAMVFEIVGPKYDGGIFVKTSPDGRSWGEPADIGAPVRTAEGTSSRTAPTSRGRPPAATRGPHSSQGRRCATRTGDRPPEAAGRSSPRPISRGSTRGRPFPRRSSSTTRSTSVTRQSGGPRRYCPRGTMNGCSS, via the coding sequence ATGACGACTGATGGGAACCGAAACGGAAAAGCGCTCTACACGCCGCCGGAGGGTGCTCCCGGGCCCGGTGCGATGTACCCCCGTGTCGTCTGCTTGGACCACGACGAGTCCGAGGGAGAGACCCTGCTCGCGACCTTCGAACAGTACGAGAGTATCGACAATGATGGCACAGGACAGCCGGTCTTCCCGCTTTACCGCAGTCCTGACGGGGGAGAAACCTGGTCGCGATTCTCCGAAATCCGCGACATGCAAAACGGCTGGGGGCTCCGATATCAACCGACGCTATTCGAACTGCCCGAGTCGATCGGCCCCTGGTCGGCGGGAACGATACTAGCTGCGGGGAACTCCATCCCGGACGACCGATCCCGGACGAAAATCGACGTGTACGCGAGCGAGGATGGCGGCCGAAACTGGTCGTCCGTGAGTACGGTGGCAACCGGTGGCAAAGCCGTTCCTCAAGCCGGTGCGACGCCGGTCTGGGAACCCGAGTTCGCGATCGACGCCGACGGGAACCTCGTCTGTTACTTCGCCGACGAACGCCACCGCGAGGAGGGGTACGCTCAGCTCGTCGGACACCGCGTCTCCCGCGACGGCGGTCGAACGTGGGGCGAGGAGACGTTCGACGTCGCGATCCCCGACGGCGAGCAGCGACCGGGGATGCCCGTCGTGACGACACTCCCCGACGGCGGCTACGCGATGGTCTTCGAGATCGTCGGACCGAAATACGACGGAGGGATCTTCGTCAAGACCTCCCCGGACGGACGGTCGTGGGGAGAGCCGGCCGACATCGGCGCTCCGGTCCGGACGGCGGAGGGTACCAGCTCACGAACGGCCCCTACATCACGTGGACGGCCGCCGGCGGCGACGAGGGGACCGCACTCGTCTCAGGGAAGACGCTGCGCGACCCGGACGGGCGACAGGCCCCCGGAAGCGGCCGGACGCTCCTCGCCACGACCGATCTCTCGGGGTTCGACTCGTGGACGACCGTTTCCGCGCCGCTCGAGTTCGACGACGCGATCGACGTCGGTCACGAGACAGTCGGGTGGACCACGCCGTTACTGCCCTCGCGGGACGATGAACGGCTGCTCCAGTTGA
- a CDS encoding SDR family oxidoreductase gives MGEITYDFSDETVIVTGGTSGIGREVARRFGKADATVIVADIREQPKEDDASAPTHELVEDNGGRAEFIETDVSDPEDVGAVVEAAREFGGVDVMVNNAGIYREASLVETDADAFDQVFAINVRGVFAGCRAAARDMLDREEPGSIVNTASISSEYAQVGHSMYDASKGAVMMLTRVAALELARYDIRVNAVAPGIIETTFGAGNPDFDREIDDGFILPDAELPDLNEQEINPEIPMGRMGTPDELAGSYLFLASDDADYVTGHLLYVDGGYQIL, from the coding sequence ATGGGAGAGATTACGTATGACTTCTCCGACGAGACCGTGATCGTGACCGGCGGAACGTCCGGTATCGGCCGCGAAGTCGCTCGCCGGTTCGGAAAGGCAGACGCGACGGTGATCGTCGCGGACATCCGCGAACAGCCCAAGGAAGACGACGCGTCGGCGCCGACACACGAGCTCGTCGAAGATAACGGCGGCCGAGCGGAGTTTATCGAAACGGACGTCTCCGATCCCGAGGACGTCGGCGCGGTCGTCGAAGCCGCCAGGGAGTTTGGAGGCGTCGATGTGATGGTCAACAACGCCGGCATCTACCGTGAGGCATCGCTGGTAGAAACCGACGCCGACGCGTTCGATCAGGTGTTCGCGATCAACGTCCGCGGCGTCTTCGCCGGCTGTCGGGCGGCGGCTCGAGACATGCTCGACCGGGAGGAACCGGGCTCGATCGTGAACACGGCCTCGATCAGCTCCGAGTACGCACAGGTCGGCCACTCGATGTACGACGCCTCGAAGGGAGCGGTCATGATGCTCACCCGCGTTGCGGCGCTCGAACTCGCCCGGTACGACATCCGGGTTAACGCCGTCGCGCCGGGGATCATCGAGACCACCTTCGGTGCTGGCAACCCCGACTTCGACCGGGAGATCGATGACGGATTCATCCTCCCCGATGCGGAGCTTCCCGATCTCAACGAGCAAGAGATCAACCCCGAGATCCCGATGGGGAGGATGGGAACACCCGACGAACTCGCGGGCTCGTACCTATTTTTGGCCTCCGACGACGCCGACTACGTCACCGGCCATCTCCTCTATGTCGACGGCGGCTACCAGATCCTGTAA